ttatccaaaaaactggcattgatgatgtggcaagtgatccctggacacgtggatgacatctggaggaactctgctagtgtatcgaccagaaggcacattataggcagtaggcggcctagtctttcctgcgaccagtctggtcgatggttccgcatgcagcatgatgttccaataaagatctttgtatatCCCGAAATTAACTTCCACAATCTcctagtatccgattatttaggagagaatatctgtaacaaattcatgtaatcccccttgagccattaaatagagaaagatagctcaaggaagagacttttggCTTTCAATTATgagagactagagtaattctacctgagagattgtattgttcttcagaggtcgGTGAAACTcgttgaaccctagttctttgatcatccCTTTGACtttcacatcaataacaatctaagtggacgtaggttattaccagatcctggggccgaaccactataaaatatcgtgttcttattattttcgtcatcacatttttttcaacgcattcatctacatcaagcatattttgactccgtgtcagttggccaaaatcagggtcaacaatattAATGTTCAACAAATTTGATCCAGTGATAATCTCGCAAACTTATTCACAAACTATTTACCAATGTCAACATTCAAGAAGATGATACATAAGATTGGAATGTGTCGACTACAAGATCTCAATGAACGTCAAAATGAAGGGTAGTAATTACTACTGTACTCTTTTTTCCTTGACCGTGTTTTTTGCCCCATTAGGTTTTGTTGGCAAAGTTTTTAATGAGAGTATTTATTGATATCCAATGGggagtgttataaatattatatatatatatatatgaatgtccATAATAATGGAGAATCACAAAGTTACCCAAAATTAAATATCAGCATTAATTATTGATTGTATTTATGGTACTTACTTAATTTTCTTAGATCatatttatctgtataaatagAGTTCAATCCTCATGAAATAATACACAAGACTTTCACTCTATCTTTACATCTTTCTCTATTACTCtgtctatttattttttttatattttatatttcagtattcttaataattttataacacttattatttaattacacTCATATTATTATGTAATTGTACTTATATATCTACTACTACTATtgatactatttttttttcctaGTGCCATAGAATACTAATGTACTTACTACTGTTGGCTAgagtaaaattaatttaatatagcttcaaaataaatttttaaaaaaaatgaccaaaaaattgtaaaaccattttttttcttctaaatttaaaataaaagctGAATATAAACATATTTTGAAAATgattggattattaaataattatttatgtaaaatttaaaataaaaaagtcaACATACATTAAAATAAAAAGCTACATTAGGTTAAAACAACAAaatcaaaattacaaaattacattagaaaataatacaacttaattatggcatattttataaattatacaTTTGCATAGGAAATGAAAAAGCATATATTTGAAAAGCTAAAAAAAACTCTTAGAAACATTAACAAAGTTAAATTACCATAAAAATATAGTTTAGTGGCAACAAAAGCATATAGTGTAAATTCCTAAAATAAAATGTATCAATATATCATccgcaaaaataaaaaataaaattaaaattccaCCAATTTATAAAGGACACAATCGTAATAATCTACGAAAGGATAACTGTAATATAGCAGAGAACAAGAGAAAGAGGAACACTAGAACTGGACAGATTATAATCTTTGCTATTACCGCCATTAATAATAGACAATCATGAAGCACCGCTTAATCATATCATCTATTATCTTGATTATCTTGGTACCTCAGCCATATTCCTTTCATATTATTATGCTCACTTAAATCAAATATTCTCTACTTAATTGATGGCCAACAACAACGATGGTGATCGAGATGGCATCGGAAGCCTCTTCAAGGACCACAAACTAACTTTCCTCCTAATCGCAGCCGGAACCACCTCTCTCTTCATCACCATCTACCATCTCATCACTGTCTGCTTATATAATCGGAACCAGACGCCACGGTCTCCGCCGCCGCGGCAGCTGCAGCCACAGGACCCGCATAACAGCGCCGAGGCGTCTGTGGCCGAGCTTATCCCGGCGCACAAGTATAATAGAGGAGAAGGTTTGGTGGGATACGCGAACGACGAAGACGTGGTTTGCGCGGTGTGCCTAGCCGAATTCGAAGAGGGGGAGGAGCTCCGGACCTTGCCGGAGTGCTTGCACTCGTTTCACGCGCCGTGTATAGATATGTGGCTCTTTTCACATTCCACTTGTCCGGTATGCCGTGGCGATGCCACGCCTTCCCCGTCGCCGACGATCGGATGGCATGGTGAGACACGGTTGGATTCTAGGAGATATTGATCATATTGTTCAAATTTTAGATATGGTACGTACCTAGTTATAAATTATTCCGTATTGTAAAACAATGTGTTTGTAATGAATGAAATATATATTGCTATATATATAAAAACCTATACGTACAAGCATTTTATTGGCAAGTATTTTACATCATTACTATTGTAGGTTTGATATTAAATTGTTGCTGTGTATAGGATAATGTATCTATTAGGTATCATGATTTTTCAAACTAATTAGTATAATAagaatttttttctttaaatttttaattatgcAACAGATTATTGGTAAATATTTTCACTTTGCTCAAATAGAAAAAGAGATGGATCTTTCAATTAAAAGATCACCTAGATCAATTGAACTTGGGAAAGATTTGTGGCTTAATAGTTACCATTATTCTCCATATTCGAACATATGTTTTCAAGGTACTTCCCCCCTTGCTCTTTATCTTTGCTGATTTATTAGCTAAAACTGAGATTCTCCATATCTACTACTTTACCTGATAAAAAGCAATGCTAGATGTTTATTAGTTAGTAACTTCAGTCAAGAACATAACATATATACCCATATATAGCTAAGAATCCGGTCCAACCACTTTTTGAGCTCCACCGGTACAACCATTTTTTATTTCCTAtactttgataaaaaaaattattttttttatatgacaatatATTTTGTAGTCATTTGAGATATTcttcaaattttcaagaaattctaaataatttatcaTGCCGAAAACAAATTTTAAACAGTTGAATTTTATAAGCgtatacaaaaataaataaaaaaaacacacctacaacaaattatttgaatattatttttagcactataaattattcaaaatttattaaaaaattatcatctaCATCTTCATGTAAAACAATTATCAAcgaatgttaaaaaaaaaaaaaaaactcaaaaacaaaCCCAgcccctatatatatatttatatgtattgcGCTAGTTCACATATATATTGTTATAAAAGATAATGTTGTATCACGTATATGCTATTATAAACCCATAAAAAAAGGTACTTGCAAGTTCATCAATAAAGAACAAATCTCACCAAAACCATACATATGTCGAAAAAGTGAGTTTGTTTAATTTTCTGCTTCATGCACAATTGGTGGtgaaaatgtatatttttttaaaggAAAGATAATTTAATTAGACAATGTTAAAAAGAACTAATAAAAATGGGGCAAAAATCAGCCCAAATAAACTCTACAAAGGCAGTAATAGAAATAACTAGAAGTGTATGGAAAATCCCTATATAATTCAAGAAAAAGATAATGTCGTAAACTATAGAACCGAATTAAAAAACATGGAACATTAACTCATCATGACGCGGCAATAGAAGCATCACATTCCACTAGCCAAACACAACTTGCGCTTGAAAATTTCCACCATATACGGCCAGCTCGAATAGCTAAAAGCTCAGCAATATCACCCGAATTCTTCTGAATGAAGACTGCCTTAGCTTGCAGAAAAAATGTTCTTCCAAGAGTAAATTGCCTCGTATAGAACCAGTGAGTGTACCACACATTGTTAACTCTAGCTTTACGTCCGTTTTTGCTAAAATTTATGCATGTGTATCGAATATTATTGAACTAAAAGTCAATTTTgattgtgacatgcatggtttctTTCTTTTAAAGAAGAGAATATTAATTGCATGGGATAAATTTCGTAttcattttcttttatatttttttcttaatcgGGGACATTTTCATTAGATCGATTTGATAGGATTCTCAATGGCAATCCCAAGTCCCAACACTTTTGAGAGAACTTTATGTACAATCTAAACACCACCATTAATgttactacaaaaaaaaaaaaaaaactactacaAAAAAGCTTTTATGCAAATCCTAAGAAAAGATTTTAGGGCAGGACGCCCCAAGAATTCtatatttgagagccttaaaaatgAGGTTTTTAGGGTTCACATTAATGGTCGGCGTCGGTGGTGGAGCCACCACTCCACGGTGGTGGTTTAAGACGAAAACGATTGAGCTTCGAAGCCCAAGTCTCGAGGAgcgtggtggtggtagtggtggttctTCTTAGAACGACATATAATGGCCGGATTTGCACTATGATTCTCGGACCTCCATGGATTTCGGCGAACGTCGACTTCCAATTCCGATGGTCGTTGAGTCCGATCCTTatttagtgggttttgatgcccaaagcacaaggaatgcattGGTAGTGGTCGTTTGAGTCAAGGTGGCTAGAGGCAGTCAAAAAACAATTGGAAATGTTTGGAAAACTCAGGACCACCGCGACTTCAAACGACTCTAGGCGGCGAAGGAGGGCGCGTGTGGGGCGCAGGCGGAAGAGAGGGAAAGAGCTTCTTGATTTCTTCTTGTTTGTGTGCTGATGAGAAAATGATGCTCTAATATATCCCCAATTAAAAAAGGATAACaaatatttgtgattttttacttaaaagtttttaggacacaCTTTGTGAGCCCTTAATACACTTTTTGGACACCCAAAATGAGCCATTAAAAGTCACCACTCATATTATATACACTTAAATTTTCTATTCAGGTTTTTAGGGCccacatatgtttttaggacactcattgtgagtcctaaaatgtGTTTTTTAAGAACTCTCAATGATAGTCCTAAAAGCTCCATAGACATATTTTAGGATTTATATTTAGGTGCGTGTACTAAGAAGAGAACATATTGTAGTGATAGTAGTGAAATAATCATTTATTGAGAATATATTGTAGTGATACCACATATACGTATGTGTCAATATAGATTTATATATGTGCGTGTGTAAGATAATGTGTAGATTCGCTTGGATGAACTCttcttttttgtaaaaaaaaaaaaaagaagagaaagaataagTGAATTTGTTTGATTCACATTTGAGGTGTCTTTCTTTTAAACAAAATCATTAACATGAGATTTGCGAAAATATGCTTGGTTACCAAATTTAAAGAAaaggaaagagaaaaaaaaaagtgagtgAAATAAGGAGTAAGCGAAAAGAATAGAAGGGAACAAAAAAAAGAGAagattttctttaaaaaaaatgatgatatgaagataaaagaaagaagaaagaaattgaGATAAGGAGACAAAAATAAAACAAGCTAAAGTAATATACTGAATAAATTTTAAAGTTTTCACTATTACAAAAAAATGTTTTATtctatggtttttttttcttgACGGTTTTTGGGAGTAACAAAAACCCCAATATCTACAACCACATAggaaaataataacaataacaaaaCAACATAGAAAAATCTTCTTTTTCTCTATAATTATGTTAACTAAATaacagtttttatttttaaaccgcaataaaataggtagtaaatattaaatatgatattttggagtcatttaaattaaaaaaaaaaataggcagAGAAAATCTGTATGCTTGTGATTCCAAGCACAGTGACAGACATAAGCACCAGTCTTCTTTTACCCATATATCATGATGATGCCGAGGGCGACTCTCGTCAGTCCGATCACGGCCCCAGTCAAGACATTTGCCTTGATGCAGGCGGCGGCAACGGAGAAAGTACGGCGGATTCGGTTCGGCAGATAGGACAAGTGGAATGAGAGAAAAGCCACATGTCAATGCACGGCTTGTGAAACGAGTGCAAACACTCAGGCAGTATCCGCAGCTCTTCTTTCTCTTCGAATTCGCTAAGGCAAACAGCACAAACAAGGGCgtcgtttcccaccattcttccCTCGCCAGTTTTCTCACAAACGACGTCGTTGTTTCCGTGTTCTCTCACCAATATTTTCTGGCCTCCGCGGATTTTCTCATTATCATGCGGGACGAGCTCGACCATCGACATTACGGGACTGGTGATCATCATCGGCAGCTCGCTGGGGTGTGGTGGTGGCTCCAATTGTATTGGGACTCGAGAGTTAGCAGTATTGTTGAGACGGCTGCCACCGAGTTGGCGGCGGAGGCGGAGGCGGCGACAGACAATGATGAGACGGTAGACGGAGATGACGAAGGCTACTGTTACGACCAAAATTAGGAGGAGACGTAATGTGGGGTCTGTGATGAAGTTTTGCTGGCTGTTTGGATCGTCAGCGTTTGCCATGACTATAAGACCAAgtcgaggaagaagaagagagtgaaGTTGGGTGTGGTGCCATTAAAATATGGAAACTATGGCAATATGGGCGGTGAAAGCAAAGGTTAGGGTTTTATCTCTGTTGATCAGGACACTATCGGTCATTGGGTATTCATATTGTCCTTTCTTTCTAGTTGGATGCTGTTGGGGTCTTAATTTATTATAggtatttttacaaaaaaattgtaCATTTaactttttttccttttttttgtgTGGTTATTATTTGGAAGTTCAAGAATTTATCTggcataaatttaaaatatataaatatatatatagtatttttAATGATAATTATGTTGTACTtaattttattggtaattttatttgttttttaatttttgtatttattttttattttttcagcatttttttcatttttttccttacttttttttttctattttttccttctttttttcttctatttttttcttccatgttttttcttctctttttcccaTCCTTTTTCccttagtcttttttttttctttctattttttcatttttttccttctttttttcattcttacatcaatttttttttgcaattacttagttttctttcttttttacttctgttttttcttcttactcttttctccttccatttttctttttattttttttcacatatattttaatattatataactattttactatattatcatttattattgtactttttttagtatttttttcctAGAAAAATTCATatcaattttttcagttttttctttttaaagtAATCTTGATATGAAtatccaaatttggaaagaaaaaaatagccACAAAAACATGAATGAGTAACTAGTTTCCTTGATGAAAACAttcaaatttggaaagaaaaaaaactcatgTGAAAACATAAATGAGTAATTTGTTACCCTAGTGGGAACATCCAAatctagaagaaaaaaaataggtatGAAAACTTGAATGAGTAATCAGTAACCCTCATAGGAATATCTAAattaggaaagaaaaaaaaatatacgaaaacgtgaatgagtaactagttaccttgatGGGAATattcaaatctaaaaaaatttatatataatgaaAACGTGTATGGGTGATCGGTTACCCTAGTATTAACATCCaaatatagaaaaaatatatatattaaatatgaaaactTCAATGGGTAACTAGTAACCCTGATTagaacatccaaatttggaaagaaaaaaaaatagatatgaaaacgtgaatgagtaGCCAGTTACTTTGATGGGAACATTCAAttctaaagaaaaaaaatctgatatgaaAGTGTAAATGGATAACTAATTACTTTGATGGGAATATccaaatatgaagaaaaaacatGTATACAAATGTGAAAGTAATCAGTTACTTAACCAGACAAAGAAAAAATAGTCACGATCCTTAAAAAAACATAGAAGATAAAGCTGGAACAAAAAAATTCATTTGACTTTTTTTAAATATAGTAAAAAcaaataattacaataataaaaaatgataataaataataaaatagtttGAGTTAAGGCCAGACGACTAAATAGGAGGCTCTCTCCAAAAATGTTCGACGAAAGAGGGAGTAGAAAGAAGACGTCACAGAGAAAATAAGTTGAAGAGATGAAAACTGAAAATGGTAAAGTGCAACtatatttgtgattttgaattataatattaaattaagaaaaataaagattaaacaatataaaaataataaaatagattaagttctatttttaaaatattaaactaaTGTTgcataataaaattaataaaaaaaatcaaataaaaaagatattatatatttttaaaaaaaaatgtattatatTTTCACCCCAAAATTTGATTCACACATctcttttttattaaaattaatatataatatattttttcaactcaTGCTCACATTTTtctactttctttttctttttcttattctaaaaaatacatataaataatatatatttaaaatatttaaacaaaaattaaaacaaaaaaatatattaaaacttgcttgtacgccctgaatatccgcACGTACTTTGTCGAGCTAGGAAAGGGCCGTAACCGACCTGCCACATGTCCACTGTTCATCCGGAGCTATTTCGGTACGGAcccctaaacaaatagctcgagTTGATGGATGGTTTAGCTGCTCAGCGCTTGGAGCCATCGTGTCAACATAGTATAGCAGGCACGAGctagcgccacattaagctcgtgccACAGCAGAAGCCTGACGTACCACCGGATCTTTATAAGGTCagccacgcaatataaacgttcatataccagacatcacgtgtctgttctatTCTCGAATTCTCGGATACACAATATAAACGTGTGTaatcagacatcccacacctgatttgggccaagcggcccattacccatctttacctattgattagacataCTTCACTGTAAGGGTTAGGAATTAATCCTTGTtgtcacataaatgacatgatgggtgaagaggtcacgggatgaccccaacactTACCCAGGGATCAttaccctataaataccaagactctGGGAAGGGCTGggggttggattcttcttgtaaaGCAAATACCTTGTAAGCAATAGTAAGGATggatcaataatatcgactggtggactagggggatttgaacctctgaaccacctaaaaaaggagtgaccataTTTCTTTGTAATTGGTTTCCATATTCTCGATAATTATCATtctcatattacggttcatcaatCAGTACTAATCCATCTTATTTGTTCATATAATttactgttggtgaaaaatcgcgtcaacagtttggtgctttcattgagagcttttagATTAGAAATATCGCgaaaacttgatcatggtggttactcattCAAGGCATGGTAatgaggcggatcaacatgatgggcaggaggcccaccatttCGCCATATCCAACGAACCAGGTCCAGAGGTCCAACAGCAATTGGGAAAGTAGCCGATGGGCCATAGCGACACCGGAAGTTCAGCGCCCTTACCACCAAATTCGAACCCAGGTTACCTGACGGCGATAGAAATGGAGAACATGTAGTTGAGGAGTCAtctaacaaaataaaataagaaaatcgaggaggtcttggcccggctaccccctcttacaaccgacgttaacgttggaaagaggcaaagcaggactcacaagtcccgcagggatagtcggcccagacccagtcggtcggttagaacctcgACCCCAAGTTCTGCGCCCATGTCATACCAtaaccaggaaactatgtttgaggagtttcccagggccCATCAGCAAGTCAGTCAgtcagtcagaacttcaactccaagTTCGGCTCCACCGTCGAACGCACCCAGGAGAGCTCGTGGCAACTCACGGAGGTGGTCCGGGGAAAGCTCGCGTAGACAACCTTCTCTGGCCAGCCCTCCCGTGTCTCGATCAGATCGCCGGGCGCAAGAGGCTGGAGGCGGTGGGATAGAGCGACTGCGAACTAGTTTGATCCGGCCAGACGGGACAAGGATtgcttcaccagttaggcatcccccttcgccgataagatacccaCCCCCTCCTCGTCCTGCTCGAGGTATTCCTGCACACGGGAACAGCAGATGGAATCCTCCTCCTGCTGTTCCCGCCCATCGCCCGCGAGCGCGTGGAaatgtcccggatcctcacccccggcAGCAGGCTCTAAGCTTTTCCAATAGGAGCTATTGGACcgagagccaccgaagtggcagatctggtggtgacctgcgcaatcatctaagttcggcacaaagctcTCAGGCCGCGTCGAGGACCGACCTTCGCAttcgcctcaactcgcagaggggggatCCGGCTAGAAATGCAAGTCATACTCGCCAAGAGGATGGTCCTTCTAAaatacgtgacaatgggaatatcccaccaaaccaagctcaatcttggagggataataacccgcctaacgcgtacaatggaacaggagttgttgaacagccccagaacaaccaggGGATCAAGGACTagaccctcgaaaggttagctcagatggaggagctaataaagaagctcttatcagaaaaggGCAAAGACGAATATGAATCGGGAGACGAGCTCGAGCTCTttgcccccaacatcgcagccacggcatacccgccgggtttccgaatgccccatctatccaaattcgatggggaTGGGGACCCGTCaaatcacttggggatgttcaataccctgatgatggcccataatatcggccccgagctgagatgc
This genomic interval from Humulus lupulus chromosome 8, drHumLupu1.1, whole genome shotgun sequence contains the following:
- the LOC133796045 gene encoding RING-H2 finger protein ATL39-like — protein: MANNNDGDRDGIGSLFKDHKLTFLLIAAGTTSLFITIYHLITVCLYNRNQTPRSPPPRQLQPQDPHNSAEASVAELIPAHKYNRGEGLVGYANDEDVVCAVCLAEFEEGEELRTLPECLHSFHAPCIDMWLFSHSTCPVCRGDATPSPSPTIGWHGETRLDSRRY
- the LOC133796046 gene encoding RING-H2 finger protein ATL18-like; translation: MANADDPNSQQNFITDPTLRLLLILVVTVAFVISVYRLIIVCRRLRLRRQLGGSRLNNTANSRVPIQLEPPPHPSELPMMITSPVMSMVELVPHDNEKIRGGQKILVREHGNNDVVCEKTGEGRMVGNDALVCAVCLSEFEEKEELRILPECLHSFHKPCIDMWLFSHSTCPICRTESAVLSPLPPPASRQMS